A genomic window from Xenorhabdus cabanillasii includes:
- a CDS encoding DUF4194 domain-containing protein: MDEYKKETGFFDQLIKNHTQSERSSNTPDTELNADFSFEEVLPDDHILREDNRHSDILNDTVNNKGMPVEVRQVLVTLLRHGVILSSQKIKLFASLCRYQNDIREYLSEIYLKLILDERAGVAFIANINDEEDKKSLGMDDDEETLSIISRRTLSLYDTLLLLVLRKHYQDRESSGEQKIIIDIERIESNLTPFLPLTNSTKSDRKKLNGALNKMVNKKILSSVRGSDDRFEITPIIRYVVNAEFLEKMLADYLNMANEKGITSGKKSSGINDDGETGHDYVN, encoded by the coding sequence ATGGATGAATATAAGAAAGAAACCGGTTTTTTTGATCAGTTAATAAAAAATCATACACAGTCAGAGCGTTCCTCTAATACTCCTGACACAGAGTTAAATGCAGACTTTTCATTTGAAGAAGTGCTTCCTGATGATCATATATTGAGAGAAGATAACCGCCATTCTGATATATTGAATGATACGGTGAATAATAAAGGCATGCCTGTTGAAGTTCGTCAGGTATTAGTCACTTTATTGCGTCATGGTGTCATATTGTCTTCGCAAAAAATAAAACTTTTTGCATCTCTTTGTCGCTATCAAAATGATATTCGTGAATATTTATCAGAAATTTATTTGAAATTAATTCTGGATGAGAGAGCAGGGGTTGCGTTTATTGCAAATATTAATGATGAAGAAGACAAAAAATCTTTGGGGATGGATGATGATGAAGAGACATTGTCTATCATTAGCCGGAGAACGCTTTCTCTATATGACACTTTGCTGTTGTTGGTGCTTCGAAAACATTATCAAGATCGGGAATCTTCGGGTGAACAAAAAATTATCATCGATATAGAACGGATTGAATCCAATCTGACTCCATTTCTGCCATTAACCAATAGCACCAAATCTGATCGCAAAAAACTCAATGGTGCCCTGAACAAAATGGTGAATAAAAAAATATTGAGTTCGGTACGAGGAAGTGATGATCGTTTTGAAATTACACCAATCATTCGTTATGTCGTTAATGCTGAGTTTCTCGAAAAAATGCTTGCAGATTATCTCAACATGGCAAATGAAAAAGGTATAACTTCCGGCAAAAAGAGTAGTGGTATAAATGATGATGGTGAAACAGGGCATGACTATGTTAACTAA
- a CDS encoding DUF3375 domain-containing protein, with product MNFRGLQAKYSRLFRDNEAWKLLRADNAPYILAFLSDLFSENSEVPFSQARISLDEELIRFRELDIWKTERSAGNYLNKWIKEGWLREMDDVLTKTDASEIAVRFVQELDEHNSGTTASHLRIVQDAVRDFAVAINSNVNERITLLKSRISEIQREIDALHSGVVTELTVAEQRERIREIYHLASILTGDFRRVEDEVRRLDQDIRIQIIEEDSTKGNILLSVLEKENLLSQTDAGSAFESFFLLLCDQHRTTELREQLHSILSRPVAKHLTAHQQQFLNRLMRELNRESERVFQIRRRIEESLRAYIESGYAQENRAVERLLNRLEKLAVELKNAGCNLQTETTLSLPTGTATINSPDSMQLKLPDEKLNTSGVEENLNSKVPSTQMLDCLDTVQVRLIAEKILITLKKYGPMTIASIVVHNPISTGLEELVAYLRVAKSIGVVSLEENESVEIKDKQGVHLRASIPTFILSADLFPDNLDELVL from the coding sequence TTGAATTTTCGAGGGTTACAAGCAAAATACAGTCGTCTTTTTCGGGATAATGAAGCCTGGAAACTATTAAGAGCTGATAATGCACCGTACATTTTAGCTTTTTTAAGCGATTTGTTTTCTGAAAACAGTGAAGTTCCCTTCAGTCAGGCTCGAATATCACTTGATGAAGAATTAATTCGTTTCCGGGAATTGGATATTTGGAAAACAGAAAGATCAGCAGGCAATTATCTTAATAAATGGATTAAAGAAGGCTGGCTGAGGGAAATGGATGATGTCCTGACCAAAACGGATGCCAGTGAAATTGCTGTTCGTTTTGTCCAGGAACTTGATGAACATAATTCAGGAACAACAGCATCTCATTTGAGAATTGTTCAGGATGCAGTTAGGGATTTTGCAGTGGCAATTAACTCAAATGTTAATGAACGTATCACGCTTTTAAAATCCAGAATATCAGAAATACAAAGAGAAATTGATGCATTGCATTCTGGTGTTGTTACTGAATTAACTGTAGCGGAACAAAGAGAAAGGATCCGTGAAATCTATCACTTGGCATCAATCTTAACCGGGGATTTTCGCCGTGTTGAAGATGAAGTCCGTCGATTAGATCAAGACATTCGAATTCAAATTATTGAAGAAGATTCCACAAAAGGAAATATTCTTCTTTCCGTGTTAGAGAAAGAAAATTTATTATCCCAAACTGACGCAGGTAGCGCATTTGAAAGCTTTTTTCTTTTGCTATGTGATCAGCATAGAACAACAGAATTGCGGGAACAGCTTCATAGTATTTTAAGTCGCCCGGTTGCAAAGCATTTAACTGCTCATCAGCAACAGTTTCTTAATCGATTGATGAGAGAACTGAATCGAGAGAGTGAAAGAGTTTTTCAGATCAGACGCCGAATAGAAGAAAGCTTACGTGCTTATATAGAAAGTGGTTATGCTCAGGAGAATAGGGCAGTAGAGAGATTACTTAATCGATTGGAAAAACTGGCTGTTGAACTGAAAAACGCAGGATGTAACTTACAAACAGAAACAACCCTATCACTGCCTACCGGGACAGCGACAATAAACTCTCCTGACAGTATGCAACTCAAGTTACCTGATGAAAAACTCAATACTTCTGGTGTTGAAGAAAATCTAAACTCTAAGGTGCCAAGCACGCAAATGTTGGATTGTCTTGACACAGTTCAAGTCAGGTTAATTGCTGAAAAGATCCTGATTACATTAAAAAAATATGGGCCAATGACGATAGCTTCTATTGTGGTTCATAATCCTATTAGTACAGGACTGGAAGAATTAGTTGCCTATTTGAGAGTAGCAAAATCGATTGGTGTAGTGTCATTAGAAGAAAACGAATCAGTAGAGATTAAGGATAAACAGGGTGTTCATTTGCGGGCATCTATTCCAACTTTTATTTTGAGTGCCGATTTATTTCCTGACAATTTAGATGAGTTAGTCCTTTAA